From the Primulina tabacum isolate GXHZ01 chromosome 15, ASM2559414v2, whole genome shotgun sequence genome, one window contains:
- the LOC142526732 gene encoding NAD(P)H-quinone oxidoreductase subunit U, chloroplastic, producing MAAGINISFPVGASFCTVTYRPARSRLRLLARNDSSGDDPVSPVEVEVLEAGTVPSLISAVNVEKVLRGIAITDGDHYRTLGVERGCSFDEVRVAYKNKLLDLDLDEEQLELLKESYRILGTAEERRLYDWSLARNENQDRYMWPFEVDKLTPVVSTDNAPSLQPPEDVRPTTLLGYFFFAWFFVSIVLFILLNT from the exons ATGGCTGCAGGGATTAATATTTCATTTCCAGTTGGTGCATCTTTTTGCACAGTAACTTACCGACCGGCCAGGAGCAGGCTACGTTTGCTGGCGAGAAATGATTCAAGTGGAGATGATCCTGTTtctccggtggaggtggaggttcTAGAAGCTGGGACAGTCCCTTCTCTGATATCTGCCGTAAACGTTGAGAAAGTTTTGCGTGGCATTG CAATAACGGATGGAGATCATTATCGGACGCTAGGAGTTGAGAGGGGATGCTCCTTCGATGAGGTCAGGGTTGCTTACAAGAACAAGCTGCTGGATTTGGATTTGGACGAGGAACAACTGGAACTCTTAAAg gaATCATATCGTATTCTGGGTACGGCTGAGGAGAGGAGACTGTATGATTGGAGCTTAGCAAGGAATGAAAATCAAGACAGATACATGTGGCCATTCGAGGTAGACAAATTAACCCCAGTAGTCTCAACTGACAACGCCCCTTCTCTTCAGCCGCCGGAAGACGTTCGGCCAACCACATTGCTCGGTTATTTTTTCTTTGCTTGGTTTTTCGTATCCATCGTACTCTTTATACTGTTGAATACATAG